Genomic window (Vigna unguiculata cultivar IT97K-499-35 chromosome 10, ASM411807v1, whole genome shotgun sequence):
GAAGACAAACATCGCAAGACTCACAGCTTGCCAATCCCTTTACCACGAGAACAAAGGCTTAAATCATGTATGtaaattttccatttaaatGAAGCATTAATACTATAGAAACAACAGTTTCAGAAAAAAGTAAGTTCTTTAGTTTCCTATAGATATTGTATTACGATCATTTCATGTTATCTTAAGCAATAGCTAAAGTGAATGATGAATGTATTTACAGAAAGGTAAGAGCTTGAGAAGAACCTCAGAAACGCTATTGCTGAGTGTGTTGCATAATTCATTGTAACTTCCAACACCAATCAAAGAAAACCTCAACTGATGCTTTGAAATTCTTGACTCTGTAAAATTGTCGTCGTATTCGACAAGAAGTGTTTTTACTTGCTTAAATAGTTGAAACTCCGTGTCACATTGAACTAGAACGCTTCGAATATTTCCAAGGCCGCCAAACAATGGCGCAAGGTCGTGCCAGTTATTATTCTCCATATCCATGCAATACAAACTAATATAAGACTGTGGATTCATTGTTGGTGGCATCCAAGATCGAATCAAAGAAGGAAAAAGGTTAAGTGACAATCCTTCCAATCCACAAAGAGATATATATCCAATGCTTTTTGAGCTTACAATTGAACAGGGCACATGTTTCACAGCTGTATTTTCAGTAACTAAAGTTATCAAGGATTCCATTTGCACTATATCTTCTTCTAATATATCAATCTTGAAACAACCGGTGAGGATGAAAGTtcttaaagattttaaattatataactcTCTGGGGAGACTGCTTAGACTTGTGCAGTCCTTCAAATTTATCAGTAGTAGATTGCATAGATCTCCAATAGATGAGTGTATCTTACATAAACTTGGGCAATCTTTTAGAATGAGCCGTCGAAGATTTGGTAGTCTTGAAAAGTCAGGTGTTTCTCTCAAGTACTTGGAGTGACTAAGATTAAGGAATTTTAAGTGCTCTAAAACctacaaaaatagttttctgaCAAAAGATTAGGGAAGCAAATAGGAAAATGCAATTTGTAATATCCGGAACCAATTATActatttctattataattaaacCATGAGTTTTAAATGAGTCTTAAGAGAAAATGGCACGTAACGAATACCTGGGGTTGTTTCCAGAGTGGTGATTTCCATGTCGGTTGTTTCCAGACGAGTTGAAGATGACTATGCTTCAAATCCATTGCAATTACATTTTCCATATGAAAGTTGTTTGGAATGTATTTAGAATGAAACCCTTGCCAACAAATCAATCTCAGTTGTTTAGAAAGGTGCCCATAATCTCCAGTAAGTTGTACATGATCCAGTTGTAGCAGTCTtaatctcttcattttcttgaaAGCATGAGCCTCGAAGCAATTTCTATTGGTTGAAGGCAGTTTTAGGGACAATCCCTGAGTAGCTTTTGTTCCCTATGGTGAACATCGCAAAGACATATAATTGAGAAATCTATCAATATATGTTGACCACTGATACTTAATGCTGAGTCAAAAGAAGTTTCAAAACCATATAAAGAATGTTCTTACAGTGTTTTTTTCTAGGACATCTTTTACATCTTCATGAAACCATAATCTACTCCTTTTTCCCGGTTCCTCTGGCCATCTTCGGAAAATAATTTCTCTTCCCATGTCTCGAAACAAAGGATGCATTTCAAGTTTGTTGTTCCTTTCAACTTTTATGAGATTACGTTCTATGAGAGTTGTTATTCCAATAGTAGCATGTAGTCCACAACCATTTAGTATCTCTGTGACATAACCTCTCTCTTTACCAATAAAAAAGCAGCATACATCAAGAAATATATCCTTTTCCATGTCACCTAAACCGTCAAagcttattttcaatttctctttAACTTGGGCAAAGGGAATTACTGGTAGTTTTGATGATACGCTTTCCCACTCTTTCATTGTCATACCACCAAAGACCTTAAGGGCTAGTGGTAGTCCTCCACAATAAGCAACTATGTTTCTTGCAAGTTCGTTCAATTCTTTTCTTGGTTTTTCTTCTCCAAAGGCATGCCAACTTAAAAGCTCAAGGGAATCATTATCGTTCATACCATTCATTTGATAAACATAATTAACTTTGAGTCGGTTCAGCAGGCTAACATCTCTGGTTGTAATGATTATCACCGTTCCTTGACCGAACCATTCGGGATTCCCGCAAAGGTGTTTTAATTGGCCAAACTTATTCACATCATCAAGTACAATGAGCAACTTTTTCCGGGAAAGTTCGGTCTTGATTACGAGTTTTCCCATCCCAAGGCCTGTCACCACCACCTCGCTTTTTAGGACATTATTAATAAGTTTTTCTTGCAAATGAACATTCGTTCTGTATACTCGATTCCGAACTTCttcaatattttcaataaagCACTTACCAATGAATAGACGATAAATTCGATTATAGATAGCTTTGGCTATAGTAGTTTTACCCGATCCTCCCATTCCCCATATCCCTATCACACACACTTTGGTGGAATGATTTTCGATACATTCAATCACCTTTTCCACTTGCGACTGTAATCCAACAGGAAATCGGGTAATACCCAACTCTGCATAGTCCAACAATGTCTGAACGCGACTAACAATCACATCCACAAGTTGAGCATCATGCCTTCAAGATAAATTGTAATGTATTACGAAAATGTAAATGACAACCTTAACATATGCTTCATTAACTCTCAAACAGAAGAAAGTACGAAGAATTCGTTTGTTTACCTGAAATCTCTGAGATCCCAACCATCAATACCTGCGGCTGTGGTGAGTGCATCAGTCCACCTGGACAACGCATGTTCCAGTTGTTCTCCTGAATAGCTTTTGTATACAGCTTCTTCCAACGCTTTTCCAAAATCATCCTCCTGATAACGTACATCCAATTGGTCAATCTCGTAGAATACAGGCAGAACTATTTGGCCAAAAGTTTGGTGGCATTCAATGATTTTTTCAAGCTCAAGAAGACACCTGGTAGATTCGGTGTATGTTTTGGTGAAAACAATTATTGTGATCTTGGTGCCGGCTATTGCTCGCAGGTGTTCTTCCAGATTCATTCCCTCTTGCGGATTCTCCTCGTTAATCAATGTTTTTACTTCAGCTTGTAAAAGGGCGGAATGGAGATGAGAAACGAACCTTCTACCGATGTCTTTTGCCCCAAAGTTTATGAACACGTCGTATATGAAATGGGGTTCTGATTTTAAGAAGGacgaagatgatgatgatgatgaagatgcgAACTCCATCAAAGAATCGAAGTCAACTCTTCAAAGGTGAAGCAATAAGGTTAAACATTCATATGTTTTATACTTAGCCTCGAAGTGCGTTATGACTCacctataataactattttaaattccATATATGTGTTATATTTTTCCTGTTGAACCCACCTCAGTGTATCATTTTCTCTATGCGACATTGACGTTAATCCTTTTGAAACACACTTTTCACGACTGCAATTATTCAATTTggatttcaaaaataaattcaaataacttatttttattaaaagatttatGTTATTCAATTAAACATTGTAAGAAATTAAGATATTCTATCCAAACTATTAAAAAGATTTAGAAAAGGACGaacttaaataatatttaattaagattttaaagaaaaacaatagtTGTTATGTGGAATTCATcgtttttctctttatttttccaTTCTATCACAAAAAGGATGGCTACCACTGGAAATTGGTTTAATTGATTAAAGTGCTTAGCTCAAAATATAATTCCAGAAggcatattaaatttttaatggaAGGTTTATCTCAGGTTTGTTAGGTGATTTCTCATAATAATTTTTAGCATTTCTTGTGATGATGCAGTGACAAGgagtttatcatttttcaattaaGTGAAAACATACCTCTTAGATAACAAACAAACTGATACCCAAAAGCCGTTTTAAACCTCAATTATCCATCTTTAAGAATGATTGCAATTAATGAGTTTGATAACATGATGCAAGATGCTGAAATCTAATGTTAAACAATAAATGTATAAACCCAATACACCACATATTATTGAGAAGTAGAGGACAGTTTGAACATTTAACTACACAAGTTTCAACAacatacattaaattaaaatatatgaaccTAATTTATCATGACTAAGACAAGTTTTAAATTCTGATCAATTTTGATACACATGGAATATGGGAAATCCTAGGCCAATTCAAATATCCCTTCCTTGCATAGCTATGCATAGAGAACATTCCCTGATGCTAagtatagaaaaagaaagagggaGCAAATCCTTTTATGGGAGCAACTTAAGGTTCAAACAGTTTTCAATCTGTAGATTTTCAAGTGAGATGAGATGTTGAAGTCCCACAcctttcaagaaaaaaatgtttctcATGCACACAGTGGCACAAGAGAAGTTGGAAGCAATTGCTTTTCCATCAAGGCATCTACGAGAACATCTCCAGTTGTTACTTCTAAAAGAAACTTAAGAAATTTAGTACCCAACTCTGTGATGGATGCTATCGTTGTGCCCAACTATTGAAGACCTCaactttttataaatgaaatgcTCAAtacaaattctagaagaatatagaaaatcttaaaataaaagtatcGAAAATGTCACGCAAATTATAGAACAATAAAGAAACATCTAAGATAGGAGGTAAAATCTAGAACATTTTACATAAGTGGAAGTTTTCCTATaagattcaaacatggaagtaaTATTGCCACGAAGCCAAAAGGTGATGGCTTGTGTCTTTGGAATAGGAGATATGGCCACTTCAACACACATGCCTTAAAGTGATGAGGGTAAACTTGGGTTGAGATTTTATATCTATATGCATATGATATGAGCTTAATAAAAGTAAACGCAAAACCAGTAAAAAACTCAATACGAATGTTTCAATCATCTCACCTTTTTGACTCACTCATCTTATTAGGTGGGTTCATTTATTATGTTAAACTGTGAACTCTATTTGCAATTCATCTTGAACCTTTAAGCACCAGGACTTACCATTTTTCCTGATTTTGCAATTTCCTAATAGTGTGTTTGGACAGAGTGttttaatgaagcaattcatttttttgaagaatttagatttctttgtaattaAATGCTTTGTTTgcatagagaaattaaaaagcatttaaaatgcaaacattgttttttgaagtatttcaattagctaaattagtaaaaattcaaataccctcaaaataggtggaatttgaaattattcTCACTCAACATCACTCTCTAGACTGTCTGGTAGAGTTCTCAATTTGGTCTAGTCCACAGGAAGGCTCGATGAGTCAGACGGGCCGAGTGGGTCCGATGACCTAAACGGATCGAGTTGGCCCAACGACACAAACAGGTCGGGTGGGCCCGACGATCCAAACAGGCTGGGAAGGCCCGATGACACACACGGGCTTATTGAACTAAACGAGCCTAATTGAATTGTAGACCTTGACGAGCTGGACCAGCTCACCGACCTAGACGAGACTGACCGACCCGACGACCTAGATAGGCCGAATGGTCTCGATGACCTAGCCGAGTTTGACCCAACGACATGTAGCGGGCAGGCAAGCCCGATGACACAAACGAGCCCAACAACCCAGATTGGTTGGGTGGACTCAATGACCTAGTAGGGCCAAGCGAAGCCAATGACCTAGGCGGATCGAAGCAGGTTGATGAACTAGACGGGCACGACTAGACTGTATGGGTTGTTGGGTTGGTCAGACCTGTCTAGATCGTTAGGCCAACCCAATCTGTTTGGCTTGTTGGGTTGGATTAGCCTGGCTGAGTAGTCGAGTCGGCTCGGCCCATCTGGGTCATCGAGcttgtttccaaatttatcatgaactacaaacataaataaacttaaactaAGTATTgttgaaatgaaattttattctacaagaaattcaaatgttttatccaaataagaaattgaaatgtaaggtattttaatttctttatccaaacaagttatttagaaaataaagggaatttaattgcaagtaattcaaatacaatgcatttcaatttcccAGCATTGTTAaaatgcttcatccaaacacaaggtaaagcttttaaagttaaaaaatgtttctttaGTTTTTCTCCTAGTTCTTGTTCCAACCAAAAGTTCATAAAGATTTTACATGTAGTCCCAAAAGATATCAATTGCCCAAAATGTCCATGCCTATACTTATTCAacaattcaaagcaaaaacataaattaaaaactgaAACTGAATGCAGAAATTTAAATGtgcaaaaatttaaaaagaactaTATTTTGTGTGGTTTCAATCTTCCTCTACATCAAGGTCCCTTTTTAGCTCCTATATAGAACCACCTTGTCAAAGAACTCATCAACTTTAAATTTAGAGGCTTCAACATCCTCTCTATTGTGGCTTTAGTTCTTTG
Coding sequences:
- the LOC114166761 gene encoding TMV resistance protein N-like isoform X3 yields the protein MEFASSSSSSSSSFLKSEPHFIYDVFINFGAKDIGRRFVSHLHSALLQAEVKTLINEENPQEGMNLEEHLRAIAGTKITIIVFTKTYTESTRCLLELEKIIECHQTFGQIVLPVFYEIDQLDVRYQEDDFGKALEEAVYKSYSGEQLEHALSRWTDALTTAAGIDGWDLRDFRHDAQLVDVIVSRVQTLLDYAELGITRFPVGLQSQVEKVIECIENHSTKVCVIGIWGMGGSGKTTIAKAIYNRIYRLFIGKCFIENIEEVRNRVYRTNVHLQEKLINNVLKSEVVVTGLGMGKLVIKTELSRKKLLIVLDDVNKFGQLKHLCGNPEWFGQGTVIIITTRDVSLLNRLKVNYVYQMNGMNDNDSLELLSWHAFGEEKPRKELNELARNIVAYCGGLPLALKVFGGMTMKEWESVSSKLPVIPFAQVKEKLKISFDGLGDMEKDIFLDVCCFFIGKERGYVTEILNGCGLHATIGITTLIERNLIKVERNNKLEMHPLFRDMGREIIFRRWPEEPGKRSRLWFHEDVKDVLEKNTGTKATQGLSLKLPSTNRNCFEAHAFKKMKRLRLLQLDHVQLTGDYGHLSKQLRLICWQGFHSKYIPNNFHMENVIAMDLKHSHLQLVWKQPTWKSPLWKQPQVLEHLKFLNLSHSKYLRETPDFSRLPNLRRLILKDCPSLCKIHSSIGDLCNLLLINLKDCTSLSSLPRELYNLKSLRTFILTGCFKIDILEEDIVQMESLITLVTENTAVKHVPCSIVSSKSIGYISLCGLEGLSLNLFPSLIRSWMPPTMNPQSYISLYCMDMENNNWHDLAPLFGGLGNIRSVLVQCDTEFQLFKQVKTLLVEYDDNFTESRISKHQLRFSLIGVGSYNELCNTLSNSVSEVTTILTGSPISVRDVLFLSLCLKIVS
- the LOC114166761 gene encoding TMV resistance protein N-like isoform X4, whose product is MEFASSSSSSSSSFLKSEPHFIYDVFINFGAKDIGRRFVSHLHSALLQAEVKTLINEENPQEGMNLEEHLRAIAGTKITIIVFTKTYTESTRCLLELEKIIECHQTFGQIVLPVFYEIDQLDVRYQEDDFGKALEEAVYKSYSGEQLEHALSRWTDALTTAAGIDGWDLRDFRHDAQLVDVIVSRVQTLLDYAELGITRFPVGLQSQVEKVIECIENHSTKVCVIGIWGMGGSGKTTIAKAIYNRIYRLFIGKCFIENIEEVRNRVYRTNVHLQEKLINNVLKSEVVVTGLGMGKLVIKTELSRKKLLIVLDDVNKFGQLKHLCGNPEWFGQGTVIIITTRDVSLLNRLKVNYVYQMNGMNDNDSLELLSWHAFGEEKPRKELNELARNIVAYCGGLPLALKVFGGMTMKEWESVSSKLPVIPFAQVKEKLKISFDGLGDMEKDIFLDVCCFFIGKERGYVTEILNGCGLHATIGITTLIERNLIKVERNNKLEMHPLFRDMGREIIFRRWPEEPGKRSRLWFHEDVKDVLEKNTGTKATQGLSLKLPSTNRNCFEAHAFKKMKRLRLLQLDHVQLTGDYGHLSKQLRLICWQGFHSKYIPNNFHMENVIAMDLKHSHLQLVWKQPTWKSPLWKQPQVLEHLKFLNLSHSKYLRETPDFSRLPNLRRLILKDCPSLCKIHSSIGDLCNLLLINLKDCTSLSSLPRELYNLKSLRTFILTGCFKIDILEEDIVQMESLITLVTENTAVKHVPCSIVSSKSIGYISLCGLEGLSLNLFPSLIRSWMPPTMNPQSYISLYCMDMENNNWHDLAPLFGGLGNIRSVLVQCDTEFQLFKQVKTLLVEYDDNFTESRISKHQLRFSLIGVGSYNELCNTLSNSVSEKMVQILQNRELQSSTSSLY
- the LOC114166761 gene encoding TMV resistance protein N-like isoform X2, with the translated sequence MEFASSSSSSSSSFLKSEPHFIYDVFINFGAKDIGRRFVSHLHSALLQAEVKTLINEENPQEGMNLEEHLRAIAGTKITIIVFTKTYTESTRCLLELEKIIECHQTFGQIVLPVFYEIDQLDVRYQEDDFGKALEEAVYKSYSGEQLEHALSRWTDALTTAAGIDGWDLRDFRHDAQLVDVIVSRVQTLLDYAELGITRFPVGLQSQVEKVIECIENHSTKVCVIGIWGMGGSGKTTIAKAIYNRIYRLFIGKCFIENIEEVRNRVYRTNVHLQEKLINNVLKSEVVVTGLGMGKLVIKTELSRKKLLIVLDDVNKFGQLKHLCGNPEWFGQGTVIIITTRDVSLLNRLKVNYVYQMNGMNDNDSLELLSWHAFGEEKPRKELNELARNIVAYCGGLPLALKVFGGMTMKEWESVSSKLPVIPFAQVKEKLKISFDGLGDMEKDIFLDVCCFFIGKERGYVTEILNGCGLHATIGITTLIERNLIKVERNNKLEMHPLFRDMGREIIFRRWPEEPGKRSRLWFHEDVKDVLEKNTGTKATQGLSLKLPSTNRNCFEAHAFKKMKRLRLLQLDHVQLTGDYGHLSKQLRLICWQGFHSKYIPNNFHMENVIAMDLKHSHLQLVWKQPTWKSPLWKQPQVLEHLKFLNLSHSKYLRETPDFSRLPNLRRLILKDCPSLCKIHSSIGDLCNLLLINLKDCTSLSSLPRELYNLKSLRTFILTGCFKIDILEEDIVQMESLITLVTENTAVKHVPCSIVSSKSIGYISLCGLEGLSLNLFPSLIRSWMPPTMNPQSYISLYCMDMENNNWHDLAPLFGGLGNIRSVLVQCDTEFQLFKQVKTLLVEYDDNFTESRISKHQLRFSLIGVGSYNELCNTLSNSVSEVFESSESCHISLSSGNDPYWLAHRGEGNDFMCRLFITS
- the LOC114166761 gene encoding TMV resistance protein N-like isoform X1, with the protein product MEFASSSSSSSSSFLKSEPHFIYDVFINFGAKDIGRRFVSHLHSALLQAEVKTLINEENPQEGMNLEEHLRAIAGTKITIIVFTKTYTESTRCLLELEKIIECHQTFGQIVLPVFYEIDQLDVRYQEDDFGKALEEAVYKSYSGEQLEHALSRWTDALTTAAGIDGWDLRDFRHDAQLVDVIVSRVQTLLDYAELGITRFPVGLQSQVEKVIECIENHSTKVCVIGIWGMGGSGKTTIAKAIYNRIYRLFIGKCFIENIEEVRNRVYRTNVHLQEKLINNVLKSEVVVTGLGMGKLVIKTELSRKKLLIVLDDVNKFGQLKHLCGNPEWFGQGTVIIITTRDVSLLNRLKVNYVYQMNGMNDNDSLELLSWHAFGEEKPRKELNELARNIVAYCGGLPLALKVFGGMTMKEWESVSSKLPVIPFAQVKEKLKISFDGLGDMEKDIFLDVCCFFIGKERGYVTEILNGCGLHATIGITTLIERNLIKVERNNKLEMHPLFRDMGREIIFRRWPEEPGKRSRLWFHEDVKDVLEKNTGTKATQGLSLKLPSTNRNCFEAHAFKKMKRLRLLQLDHVQLTGDYGHLSKQLRLICWQGFHSKYIPNNFHMENVIAMDLKHSHLQLVWKQPTWKSPLWKQPQVLEHLKFLNLSHSKYLRETPDFSRLPNLRRLILKDCPSLCKIHSSIGDLCNLLLINLKDCTSLSSLPRELYNLKSLRTFILTGCFKIDILEEDIVQMESLITLVTENTAVKHVPCSIVSSKSIGYISLCGLEGLSLNLFPSLIRSWMPPTMNPQSYISLYCMDMENNNWHDLAPLFGGLGNIRSVLVQCDTEFQLFKQVKTLLVEYDDNFTESRISKHQLRFSLIGVGSYNELCNTLSNSVSEGLASCESCDVCLPGDNHPYWLAHIGEGRSVSFTVPQDRELKGMVLCVVYLSAPEFMANECFQRVLVVNYTKCTLQIHNHGTVISFNDRDWEGIISNLGSGDKVEFFVSFGHGLVVKNTAIYLNIW